The Panicum virgatum strain AP13 chromosome 5K, P.virgatum_v5, whole genome shotgun sequence genome has a window encoding:
- the LOC120710698 gene encoding uncharacterized protein LOC120710698, translating to MESAVQPRPRYVVFDLSPGAGLRCFTAPAPVVEHAGVPLRTVALGLEALRRTRLSRADDLAAAHRQAQQVVRISSDPNDTVSDAGTSGVHQPAEESEDDEAGSCDDEGFFEEGFARKVDALAALVGMKGAYEPAAVLGEVVRLLEAAGRNECSVRATTAV from the coding sequence ATGGAGTCTGCCGTGCAGCCACGGCCGCGGTACGTCGTCTTCGACCTCTCGCCCGGCGCGGGCCTCCGGTGCTTCACCGCTCCCGCTCCGGTCGTGGAGCACGCCGGAGTCCCGCTCCGCACCGTGGCGTTGGGCCTCGAGGCGCTTCGCCGGACACGGCTTTCCCGCGccgacgacctcgccgccgctcaccggcaGGCGCAACAAGTGGTTCGCATCAGCAGTGACCCCAACGACACCGTGTCCGACGCGGGCACGTCGGGTGTTCACCAGCCCGCTGAGGAGtccgaggacgacgaggcggGGAGCTGCGACGATGAGGGTTTCTTCGAAGAGGGCTTTGCGAGGAAGGTTGACGCGTTGGCTGCGCTGGTGGGGATGAAGGGCGCCTACGAGCCCGCGGCTGTGCTGGGTGAAGTTGTCAGGCTGCTCGAGGCGGCCGGTAGGAACGAGTGTTCTGTACGTGCAACGACGGCTGTTTGA